The DNA sequence gcgccggccggcacgtgctgcagtggggcgcctctcgtccgttcgccggctccctctttcccttgtgtcgtcggtcccccaaccacgggtgcaacaatgtatggtgCTCGCTGCGACTTTCAACATCCTCCCCCCGCAATGAGCGCCGGCTCATTCCCGGCCACCATTGTTAGCACAGGCAGGCACCATTATCCCATGTCTCCTGTAAATCTGAGGGAACCCTTTCGTCCCACGCCGTACCTCGCTCCAGAGGCTCTGGAACATGATCTTTGCCGTGATGGTAATGGCCGAGAGAAAGCCAAATGGGTCAAAAATGCGCGCCGAGGCCTGCAATACGAATCGCTTCGTGTCTTGCCGACTTGCCAAAAATCCAATCAGGGCGGTCATCTCAAAAACGAATTCGTCTGTGTCAGGCCTCCACTCTACACCGAGAATCTTTGTGGGGCCTAGCTCCGGTAGAGTTTTTTGGGCGCTTTCAGTCTCGGCAAACGATGCAATCAGTTCTGGGTAGTTTGATCGCCATTTCCTGAGGTTCATACCTGCAGCCTTGAGTATGGACTGCGATTCCCTGATTATGCGCTCTGCCTCTTCTACACTGTCGGCACCAGTAACCAAGTCGTCTACATACAGGTTGTCACTCAGGATCTTGGCGGTGCGAGGAAATTTCTCCTGTACCGTTTTGAGATGATGACTTAAGGTAGCTGCGAGGAGAAACGGGCTACATGTAACGCCGAATGGCACCCTTGTCATGCGGTACTCTTTGATTGTAGGGAGCGCGTCGCCCTGCCCTGGTGTACTTTGATACCACAGAAAGCGGACAGCGTCGCGCGCACTCTCTGCAAGCTCGATTTGAAGGAAAGCCTTTTCTATATCGGACATTATGGCCACATTATGCACTCGGAATCGAATCAGGATGTCCGCTAGGTTTGGATTTAGATTAGGTCCTGCGAAGAGGACGTCGTTCAGTGACAGCTTTCCCGCCGCTTTGGAGGAGGCATCGAATACGACTCTCAACTTAGTTGTTTCGCTACCAGGCCGGACAACACCTCGGTGCGGCATGTAGTAAATGGGCCCCAGTGGGGActcacccagttcgttcgcttccTCGGCGTGTCCAGCTTGCAGGTAGTTCCTGATAGCCTGATCGTAGTCTAGAACGGTTTCTTCATGTCGGAGCAGCTTCGCCATTAATGAGTGAAGTCTGTGCGATGCTATGCTCTTGTTGTCTGTTAAGTCTGACGCGTTTTCTTTCCATGGGAGAGCTACTTGGTATCTACCGTTCTTCTGGGTGATGGTTTCTTCAAAGGCCCGAAGAACGCTGTCGTCTTTGGCGGTCAGCTGTGTATCGTTGACGATCCCAAGGTGCTCCAGCTCCCAGAATGACCTCAGTTGACGAGAGATTTCGTCGGGTGCTGTGGTCACACCTACCCGCATCACTCCGGTGCTCGATAGAAAGGTTGCGACGGACGATGTAGACTCTGTGCCCTGCAATGTCCATCCAAACGCAGTCTCCATGGCCACGAGCTTCTCACCAAGACGCTTGACATTTCCTGTTGCTATATCCCAGTAGTGATCGGCCCCGATAAGCAGCTCAACTCCAACACCAGGATGGTAGCCGTCAGGCAAGGTGTCAGCAAGCTGGAGGTCTTGTTCACGAGCGATGCTAGCCGTGGAGTCGTCAGGTGGTGGGAGGAGGTCTCCGCAGATCTCGGGCACCTCTAATGCTTCGATCCGAACTCTGGTATTGTTGCGCCAGTTTCGCAGCCAGCATTCCACGCGATGACACCTTCTTTCTTCAGACGGTCTCTCGCTTCCGAAGGCGTAGATAGCTAGCTTCTCCCCTCCTATGACGCGAAGATTGAGGCGCCGGGAAACATCCTGTCGTACAAACGTTCTCTGGCTGCCACCGTCAAGCAGCATTCTCACCAGAGCGCTGTTGTGCTGGTCCTCCGCATACGCTCGTGCAGTCTGCAGAAGCACACGGGTCTTTCCCAGTGCTGGTCCCACCTGAAGCGATGATTGTACTGCTGTCTCTGCTGGTGCAGCATCTCCGATTGAAGGAGGGTGTGTCGGTCTTTGATTGAGCTCGCAGACGCCAGTTGCGTGTCGTCCAGAGCATTTGGCACACTTCAGCCACCTTGCAGTTCTACATTCAGCGGCACGGTGCTTCTTTTTCGCACACTTGTAACAGCGCCTCTCTCTTGACATCACCTCCTTTTTCTTGGCCATGGGCACGGGGGCGACACAGTTCGCTGGTTGATGTCCCTCTGCACCACAAAATGCGCATTGCGTTTCGCCGTCGGTTACGGTGAGAACAGATGCCGATGGGTTTTGCAGACGAACATCCCCTTTGATTGGCGCTTTCTGTCTGATAGCGGCGTCCTGGTACCCACGGCGTAGTGCActctgtgctctctctctgcTCTCAACCTCCTCTCTCATAAAATCGAGGAAACTGAGAAGCTCGTGTTGTGGCGTTTCAGGTGAGGCAGCCTTCCGTCGGAAGTACGCCAAGCAAAGCTCACTTGGGATACTTTTACGAAGGACGGTGAGAAGCAACGTGCCGTAGGTGCTCGACGACACTCCCAGTGCCTCTAGACTTCGGACTCCCGAGCGGATTTCGTCGTAGAGGCTCCTCAGCCTTTCGATGTCCCGCAGATCATGCACTGGGCGGACGTCAAGCAAGCGCGACATGTGGTCCTCAATTATGACGTCCTCCTTCCCAAATCTCTCAATGAGGGTCTTCACTGCGATGTCGTAATTTCTATCGCTGATCGGCAACCCCTCTATGGCAGCGGCGGCTTTTCCGGTTAGATAACTGGTTAAGTATTGGAACTTCGCTATTGCAGGCAGGGTGCTGTTCTTGTGAATAGTCGATTCAAATtggttccaaaatttctgccacgagCGCAGGTCCCCGCTGAATTTTCCGATTTCTAACTTCGGTAACTTGGTTGTTGCTGATACTGGCTGGAATGTCGCAGGTGGAACGGAACCGATGTGGTATGCTTCCTGCTCTGATGCGTTGCCTGTGACTGACGGAGTTGTCGACCGGCTCTCGTTGGCTGTCTGACTCCTGAGAGCTCTCTTGATCTTTGTTTTGATGGAGCAGATCTTCTCCGTGTATGCAGCGCAGGCTTCTAATTCTGCATCTAATTCTTGAAGATCTATCTTCTTTTCGATGCTCTCGTTAACAGATTTCAACTCATCCGCTTGTTCGAGGATAAggtcgaggtgttcctcaagctcACCGACTTGGATGGTTGGCGATTGCAGTAGGTCGCTGGCAGCTGCGATGATTTTTTCGATTGCTTGTCGCAGGGCAGCTTGCTTCTTCTGTAGTCGTTCCATGGCGCTTTCGATGTCAGCAGGCGAAgtattcccgggtttcggcaccaaaaaatgtaaatgaatgctcgcgcctttgggctaactctaattgctgtcgctcttggacgactccgctAAATTTGCTGCGCGTTAACTAAGGTGgacggcgtcggccgtgcacgtgggagcctcgaaggaaggaacttcactcgttgggatccgtttcgagactggtttatttacaaaagatagatcgaagaaaggagaagggaaagggagaagttacacaaagtccacgttctcttttggccgcaccgaggccttcgtccttgtcggggcgcccgcgcctcgcactgagtaggcggttcgccgaaaaggcggtggaacggatcaggttgtttgtagatgcgccggccggcacgtgctgcagtggggcgcctctcgtccgttcgccggctccctctttcccttgtgtcgtcggtcccccaaccacgggtgcaacaatgtatggtgCTCGCTGCGACTTTCAACACATGCACTTCAGTCATGCCTGCACTGGAAGCAGGCGTCTTCGAACGCCGCCGCTACGCAGCTTTCAGTGGCGCGCCTATAGGCGCTGCGCATGGCGTATACTCCTCGCTTTTCCGTTCCATTAGCATTATTTCCATACTTCAGGctatttctatctatctatctatctatctatctatctatctatctatctatctatctatctatctatctatctatctatctatctatctatctatctatctatctatctatctatggcaCCGAAATTggggtcgaaccctcgacctttggtctTAAGGCACTTGAATCCACGACCCAACATAGAGATACAGGCGAagcggccatatctccaagttgtatTGCAATTGACATCATGGatgtcgagagtcgaacccacgtaCTGCTTTCGGAGTGAACTAAGGAGAACTAAATTAAGACAGCGTAATAAGGTTATGTTTATTACCTTTTGTTAGGTTAGTTCATTAAGGCACTAGAACGCACGGCTTTCGGTAGGATAAAAcaataataggaagtaacaacgcgttAGAATGAAAAtttcaagtaatgtaatgaatgtctcgtgcgCGCGCAGGTTTTCGGATTCATTTTTTTTAGCATATGCTGAAGTGACTATCAAAGCTTCAATTGTCGTCATGGCGATGTCGTACGTTCGCCATCATTTCAGTAATGGCATCGCGTTGCCGACATAACTGCTTTCGTCGTTCTGTGGACGTCACTGCATCCACCGTCGGCATACTGTTGTCGCCCTGACGTAATGGTCATGAAGGACTTTTGCGAGCGACGGTAATAGCAAAGCGGGCCGATCACGGAGCCAGCATATGTCGCACATAGCCAAATCACTCCACTTCTCAGAAGGACCACTGCAGATTGTAAATATAGGTGCTTTAGGCAATAAGCTGTGTTGCTACATTGCTTAAAGGCTAATCGCTTTAACTTCGATCTGCCGGGACTGTGGAGCCGTGGTCAGCATTGTTCCCGGGTTAATAAGACCTCGGATTCGTAGTGGTGATCGGGCTCAGGCGGGAGATGGTCGACCCGAGGTTCGAATCGAGGTAGTGCTGTGTCTTTGACCGCGGCCCCGCCTGTCATCAAGGAAAAGTGCAATAGCGTGGTcgggagtgtcggcacaggacaAATTTCAAGAGCGGCTAGAGATCACAGAGTTTAATCAAAATGAGGTGAAGTGTTACAAATTAATTTGCAGCATCGCAATTGCGTTGAAGAGATCGGAAACTATTTGAATGGTGTGAGACTCTCTGGAAAAAGTTCCCTAGACGCTCGAAGGCAGAGTCTATAATCGTTTACAGTATTTTGTTACTGCGCAAAAAATATGTAAATTTTCGCCAGGGATCACTGATTTTCACTTTGAACTGCCTGTGCGTGAGAACTTTAACACAAAAAAATGATATAAATCTTAAACAAATTTTTGGAATATAGAAATAAAGTGGTAGCAAAGAATTTCAGGAGCATTCAACCAGAAATTAATTTCTGTGTTATGGCATAATTGCAACTCGCTAGCAGTTTCCATTATTTTTCTTCAGTACTTGTTCCAGCGAATTAAATATTCCGCCGTACGTGCCGTGGTTTATTAGTGGCGTTGCgcttgctaagcacgaggtcgtggggtcgaatcccggccgcatgtCGATcctggcgaaatgcaaaagcgcgcgTGTGCCACGCGTAAGGCGAACCTAAAAGAACCCCTCGTGGTCGAAATTAATGCTGAGTCGCTCAATAAGgcgcacctcataatcaaatcgtggtttcggcacgaaaaacccctgaatttaatttgtttttttaattCTGCTGTAGTTTATTGGCACAATTAGTCCAACAATTAAATTTATATATGCAAGTGTCCATTGTTCTTTGATAAATACGTTAAGGCTACGCGGGTGCTGCAAAATTTTGCAACATTATTGAGGGggatatgaaaaagaaaacgggacGTAGAAAATCGTATTATCGCTGCATTTCTTCTTTGAACGCTATTTTCACACGCTAGTGGCTCAACCCTCGCGTTCACAGCTTCGTATATGTTTTTCCAGCACTGGACCTGGAAAATCAACTGGCGACCCGCGATCGCCtttggagccctgtcagagggaaccacccaggagtaaacgcgcaacggtttctgcaataataaagttcctcctcctcctcctcctcctcctcctcctcctcctcctcctcctccagcacTATAGGGGCACACCCTGACAATTTACCTATACAGACAAGAACATCAAATATCCTAATCtgacgagcgaaaaaaaaaacaaacgtgGTGTTACCTACGCTCTTCCTGCACTGTGCACGAACCCTGtctgcacccctccccccccccaccttgcTCCTTTCCCAGAGACACAATGAACCACTGTTTGGGGCTGTGCTGGAAAGTGGCTTTCTACCGAAACATTCCGGTTTCCAGAGAATTAAAGCACGCGAGGTTGGGTGCGCTTCCAGGAAAGCATGAATGGTGAGCAAAATAAACgtatccgttctttttttttttttttttcaccagattGGTCGTAGCTGTGCGTGGACGATGCTTTCGTGAGAACAAGGGGGACGGTTTCCCAACCATTTCTTGTGTGGTACTAACCTCTTCTCTAACGACCGGCTCCCCCGAAGGGTGGCGGAAAGCAACGTGTTCTGCTCACCCCTAAATAACTACCACTATCACTGCTATTACTGCACAAGCGGGTTCGAATAAGTGGACGTCTTGTTTTTGAAATAAAGGCGGAAGTGAGTCTCTGGACGAGGTTTTTCGGATGAAAACAGCCTTGCAGCCTACCGAATTTTGCAGACCGCAGTAACAATTATGCTAAAACCAATGGAGACATTTGCATAAGTGAAGCGATAGCTCCACGGTTAAAATATATTTGACGCCGAACGCACATGACGTGGCTGCAGCCTTACTCTCACTCCgaattttttattgttttggaCCCACGGCTGCAATTCAGGACAGACATTTCTCAGCATTTCTTTTACTTCATGCAAGAGTGACCGTGTAACACTGTTATGCAACAAACTGGTGTTTTACAGCAAAACATATCGGGGCTTTACAGGCGAACACAACAAAAGCGATTGTGTTGTGTGAGCGCCTTTGTCTTAATATATAAATTTTGCACTAAAACGTCAGTCCGAAATTTCCTACCAAGAAAAACTTAAGCAACAACTTCAACCTTGCAACGTTAGGCATTATCACAAGGTTTTTGCTATTCCTTCAGTACCATTAATAATGCAcgcacataccccccccccccttccttcatGCTAAGTTCTGTTGGCAATAGTGTTGAGTGAGTATCAGTGGATGTTCGCTTATTTTGGCGACCTACGCAAAAGTGGGAAGGCTGCGCGAACTACGTCAATGGTAAATCAAAAAGAAAGTAGCTGCATTTGGAATTTATTTCTCAAGCAAATCCAGACAATGATCGGTGAACGGGTTCTCGTCGCGGTGTACTGCAGAGaaggttttctctttttttttattatcagttCCTCGGCCTTGCCACACTGATGAATGATAAGGCGCAGCAGTAGCGGCCCACGCAGGGACTGTCGTCACAGAGCTGGCCTTGCCAACGAAGCCTCTTGCCATTTGGCAGAGTGTACACGACTGCGTGGTGCTGCCTGATCCACGACATGGTTTTCAGCGCAGAGCGGGCAGCCAGGTAGTGCACGCGAACCAATCGCAGTAGTGGCAATGCTTCCACCATGCGGGCGATGAAGTTCGCAACCGCGCTGTCCATTGCTTGACCCCCGGTCAGCAGGCACAATCTGCGCAGAGCCTTTGCCGCAGTGACTCTAGCAGCTAAGCAAGGCCCAAGCATCTCGTGGCCTGTTTCTATTGTGCGCGTACAGAGCCGCTCATTTGCGCAACGGAGATTGCAAGGCCCGAAGTAAAACACAGCGCCGGCGTCACTCTCCAGACTATTCAGACTGAAGCGAAGGTCGGTGACTCGGCACCCAATAGGAACTTGAAGCACAAAATCCACGCCGTCTCAGCGATGTTCAACCGCCGCAGCCTTGTCTGTCCGTGCAGGCAATTGATGTCACGCTCTGTGAAAATCAAAGGCACTTTGCAGGCGGCGCACGAAAGAGTCTCGTAGTTGCAGACGTCATGCTCCTTGTGGAGCCGGAAGCTTCGCTCCAGGAACTGAAGCGAGTCTTACACAATTCACGGCGCACGGTGGAAGGGCCAGGGAGCGCAGCTAAGACAAGGCCGGACCCACGACTGACCAGAAGTTGCACACGAGCAAGAAGTGGCTCTTCGTCAGGCTGAGCTCGGAGAAGTTGGCGAGGCGCGTTCGGAGGAACTTCCGCATTGGTTTTAGGAATTCGGCAGCACCGCTGGGCAGGCGTTCGAGCTGGACCTGTTGCGGCGGCGTCAGCAGGGCTAGTGAGAAGGACATGACGTCGTTGCAGTGCTCGGGTGCGTCGCTGCTCCGAGGAAGCGGCTTTCGGCTTCCGAGTCAGCTTCCACAGCCATGACCGCGCGCCGCACTCTCTGAAGCAACGTGCTCACCTCTCGCAAGTCCTCGAGTCGTATGAGGCTTGGTGAAGCTCCGTGTAAGAGCCGGTATTGGGCGGAGGTACCCGCTCGCAAGTGTACTGGAAGGTGCGCAGACCGGGCCTGGGTGTCTTCATCCTGGTAATGGCGTCGCCCATAATCACCTCTACGGCGTCCTTTCGTATGACGTGAGCGTGCAAGCTCGGCAGGCCGTGGCAATCATTCAAGACGACCTCCAAGAAGTCGGCTGTAAGCGGCGTCGCTGCAACTTCCACGTACATGGACTGGAGAGTGTTCAGCCTGCAACGCGTGCTGGTGTCCACCACGGCGTCTTTCTTCAGCCACGACTCGTAGCGGCGGTCTTCGTAAAGTGACCACTGTAGCATCTTCACCTTTGTGAACCTCTGTGAGAGCAGTGGTAAATGCGTCGGATGCTCGAAGACGCAGTTCACAACGCGCAGCTCCTCCATATTCTCACAGCTGGCGACAAATCCAAGAAGAACGTCGGAGGGAAGAGCGAGGCAGTCAGTGAACCTCAGCTGGCGCAAGTTCTTGATGTTCACCTTTTCGCAGTATTCCCCAACCGTACACTTATCCGTGCCAGAAGTGAACGGTACAGTGTGCTAATATTCTCGTACACCGTAGTTACGGTCTCGACGACTCGCTCACGGTTGGGGACTCCCGAGAGCTCAGCTGCTGCGTCGGTGAGAGCGTGGCGGGAGCCTCCGTCCAAAAGTTGGAATATCAATTCCCACGCTGCACGCAGGAGTCCGCCGATTAGCTCAGTGCCGAGCGATGGTTTCGTCATAGTGAATCCCTTCGATCACTGCCTTATCGTTTGCCTTGGTTCAGTTGTGCGCTTTTTCATTATTCTTGACTAGTCCGGCAAAACGCATTTTCAGAACGCCGCAACATGGCGCGAAGTCGCTTACTCCAGATGAAGTCTTGGTAGTGGTCGGTGGCCTTTCTTTTCAAGGCACCACTTGCCAAGACGCCCAATTCTGGAATGTGTAATAGTTTCTCTTGCAGTCAGTActgactttctgtagacgaaagaaAGCGTTCGCTGACGGGGCGCTTATGGTGCCTGGTGTCAACCCTGTCGTAGCTAAGATAATTCATTGGGAACCCTGGTCGCGCCGACACCatcacttctcacacacattcctaaagcaacgacaaatcaagcattttgctgccttctatcatcatcatcatcatcatcatcagcctagttacgcccactgcagggcaaaggcctctcccatacttctccaactaccccggtcatgtactaattgtggccatgttgtccctgcaaacgtcttaatgtaatccgcccacctaactttctgccgccccctgctacgcatcccttcccttggaatccagtccgtaatccttagtgaccatcggttatcttccctcctcattacatgtccggctcatgcccatttctttttcttgatttcaactaagatgtcgtttacccgcgtttgttgcctcacccaatctgctcttttcttatcccttaacgtcacacccatcattcttctttccatagctcgttgcgtcgtcctcaatttcagcagaacccttttcgtaagcctccaggtttctgccccatatgtgagtactggtaacacacagctgttatacactttccttttgagggatagtggcaacctgctgttcatgatttgagaatgcctagctgccaaacgcaccccagcccattcttattcttctggttatttcagtctcatgatccggatccatggtcactacctgccctaagtagatgtattcccttaccccttccagtgcttcgctacctatcgtaaactgctgttctcttccgagcctgttaaacattactttagttttctacagattaattttcagacccacccttctgctttgcctctccaggtcagtgagcatgcattgcaattggtctcctgagttactaagcaaggcaatatcatcagcgaatcgcaagttgctaaggtattctccatcaacttttatccccaattcttcccactccagacctctgaatacctcctgtaaacatgctgtgaatagcattggagatatcgtatctccctgtctgacgcctttctttatagggattttgttgctttctttgtggaggactacggtggctgtggagccgctatagatatcttccagtatctttacatatggctcatctacaccctgattccgtaatgcctccatgactgctgaggtttcgactgaatcaaacgctttctcgtaatcaatgaaagctatatataagggttggttatattctgcacatttctctatcacttgattgatagtgtgaatatggtctattgttgagtagcctttacggattcctgcctggtcctttggttgacagaagtctaaggtgttcctgattctatttgcgattaccttagtaaatactttgtaggcaacggacagtaagctgatcggtctgtaatttttcaagtcttggcgtcccctttcttatggattaggattatgttagcgttcttccaagattccgttacgctcgaggttatgaggcattgcgtatacagggttgccagtttctctagaacaatctgaccaccatccttcaacaaatctgctgttacctgatcctccccagctgccttccccctttgcatagctcctaaggctttctttacttcttctggcgttacctgtgggatttcgaattcctctaggctattctctcttccactatcgtcgtgggtgccactggtactgtataaatctctatagaactcctcagccacttgaactatctcatccatattagtaacgatattgccggctttgtctcttaacgcacacatctgattcttgcctattcctagtttcttcttcactgttttaggcttcctccgttcctgagagcctgttcaattctatccatattatagttcctgatgtccgctgtcttacgcttgttgattaacttagaaagttctgccagttatattctagctgtagggttagaagctttcatacattggcgtttcttgatcagatctttcgtctcctgcgatagcttactggtttcctgtctaacggagttaccaccgacttctattgcgcactccttaatggttcccatgagatagccgttcattgcttcaacactaaggtcctcttcctgagttaaagccgaatacctgttctgtagcttgatccggaattcctctagtttccctcttaccgctaactcattgattggcttcttgtgtaccagtttcttccgttccctcctcaagtctaggctaattcgagttcttaccatcctatggtcactgcagcgtaccttgccgagcacgtctacatcttgtatgatgccagggttcgcgcagagtatgaagtcgatttcatttctagtctcaccattcgggctcctccatgtccactttcgactaacccgcttgcggaaaaaggtgttcattatccgcatattattctgttctgcaaactctactaataattctcctctgcgattcctagagcctatgccatattcccccactgacttgtctccagcctgcttcttgcctaccctggcattgaagtcgcccatcagtatagtgtattttgttttgactttacccatcgccgattccacgtcttcataaaagctttcgacttcctggtcatcatgactgcatgtaggggcatagacttgtaccaccttcaatttgtacctcttattaagtttcacaacaagacctgccaccctctcgttaatgctatagaattcctgtatgttaccagctatttccttattaatcaggaatccgactcctagttctcgtctctccgctaagccccggtaacacagtacatgcccgctttttagcactgtatatgcttcttttgtcctcctaacctcactgagccctattatatcccatttactaccctctaattcctccaataacactgctagactcgcctcactagatagcgttctaacgtgaaacgttgccaggttcagattgcaaTGGCGGCCTGCCTTCTATAGTAtacagcaaaagctgtatatgattaaccttccgtagttttttcggcgtccgtaaAGAGAAAAACATCATCATGTGGGCTGATCTTGGTGAAAGTGCAGAAAGGGaccaagctcaatggcacgtaCCCCAGTGGGCTCGGGAAACTGTAACGCGCCGTTCGGGatattcgggatgggcccacgtatgcggagtgcttaacgcctgcttcacctcccccgcgggtGGGCTctatattgcactatcttcgggccgacccgcggcgcaggtgaagcactttgcttttcgtttgatagctttgactgtcgtcagctttcgctgtcattccaccttcacagattgaaatggtcgtcaattttttcactcctttagGGTGGCggcagttatcggcatctcctggggtgtgaagatCAGTTTtgctcatcgattcggtgcccgcccgattaactcgagatgagttcagttgtcactaTCTAAATGTGTATGGTGTTTGTGCAGCATGTTCAATAAATCCCGCAACCATCCGTTGCCTTGGCTTTGGTTTCCCTAGTGgtagactccccccccccttttttttttattacaaaatTATTTGACTACGGTCCTTTTCATTTATCTTTCTAATTTGGCAGCCTGCAATACTtaggtgcagcaggcagggcttagtttttatattaattatttttaaattaatttttattgcccaacacaattttttgCGCTATCTATTCAACAATCACGAGCGTCGCTGTTGCTTCATTGGttcaactttctttctttatatgctgATCCAGGTACAAGGAAAGGggttcggttcgtagtcagctggtctctacgctcgtggaacgagttgcggcgggagaaaacgccagttgcgtttaactttcccttttgcttgattattttctcgagtgacggctcgccgcgacgctggccgATCTTCgcaaccatatacccgcgatatgggttagataagatgGAATATAAGATATTGCGATACAGCGTCCATCATAAAACCTCGCAAAAAGCGTTAAACCCACAAGCAacatgaatgtcacccgttacgttGTCTGGTTTCTCcctaattgtgcagcacttttcgtgcaaaattggcaactggaaacaagagtcgcaaggagttgaga is a window from the Dermacentor variabilis isolate Ectoservices unplaced genomic scaffold, ASM5094787v1 scaffold_18, whole genome shotgun sequence genome containing:
- the LOC142568351 gene encoding uncharacterized protein LOC142568351, with the translated sequence MERLQKKQAALRQAIEKIIAAASDLLQSPTIQVGELEEHLDLILEQADELKSVNESIEKKIDLQELDAELEACAAYTEKICSIKTKIKRALRSQTANESRSTTPSVTGNASEQEAYHIGSVPPATFQPVSATTKLPKLEIGKFSGDLRSWQKFWNQFESTIHKNSTLPAIAKFQYLTSYLTGKAAAAIEGLPISDRNYDIAVKTLIERFGKEDVIIEDHMSRLLDVRPVHDLRDIERLRSLYDEIRSGVRSLEALGVSSSTYGTLLLTVLRKSIPSELCLAYFRRKAASPETPQHELLSFLDFMREEVESRERAQSALRRGYQDAAIRQKAPIKGDVRLQNPSASVLTVTDGETQCAFCGAEGHQPANCVAPVPMAKKKEVMSRERRCYKCAKKKHRAAECRTARWLKCAKCSGRHATGVCELNQRPTHPPSIGDAAPAETAVQSSLQVGPALGKTRVLLQTARAYAEDQHNSALVRMLLDGGSQRTFVRQDVSRRLNLRVIGGEKLAIYAFGSERPSEERRCHRVECWLRNWRNNTRVRIEALEVPEICGDLLPPPDDSTASIAREQDLQLADTLPDGYHPGVGVELLIGADHYWDIATGNVKRLGEKLVAMETAFGWTLQGTESTSSVATFLSSTGVMRVGVTTAPDEISRQLRSFWELEHLGIVNDTQLTAKDDSVLRAFEETITQKNGRYQVALPWKENASDLTDNKSIASHRLHSLMAKLLRHEETVLDYDQAIRNYLQAGHAEEANELGESPLGPIYYMPHRGVVRPGSETTKLRVVFDASSKAAGKLSLNDVLFAGPNLNPNLADILIRFRVHNVAIMSDIEKAFLQIELAESARDAVRFLWYQSTPGQGDALPTIKEYRMTRVPFGVTCSPFLLAATLSHHLKTVQEKFPRTAKILSDNLYVDDLVTGADSVEEAERIIRESQSILKAAGMNLRKWRSNYPELIASFAETESAQKTLPELGPTKILGVEWRPDTDEFVFEMTALIGFLASRQDTKRFVLQASARIFDPFGFLSAITITAKIMFQSLWSEVRRGTKGFPQIYRRHGIMVPACANNGGRE